A single genomic interval of Lewinellaceae bacterium harbors:
- a CDS encoding M20 family metallopeptidase, with translation MEADVQHIQRYLQEQRPAMEAFLKQLAAVETPSRNPRAQDALFGMLTVKFEELGYQCLRMPGRQTGGYLLARPAQRQQRRPVQLLIGHCDTVWEKGTLQSMPVEETDGRLKGPGIFDMKAGLAQMAFALQAIGNLDLPVEATPVCLINSDEEIGSRESTPAIRRLARIARRAFVLEPPLGLDGKLKTARKGLGRFTITVRGIAAHAGLEPGKGASAILELSHQIQRLFALNDPEKGITVNVGMVEGGVSPNVVAPISKAVVDVRAPTQEDASRISEAIFGLQPATAGASVEVEGGFGRPPMERTPRNRRLWRQAQKAGERMGLELQEAAAGGGSDGNTASLYTATLDGLGTTGDGAHAAHEFIFLDKLLERTALLALLLLLPAGEH, from the coding sequence ATGGAAGCTGACGTACAACACATACAACGGTACCTTCAGGAGCAGCGCCCGGCAATGGAAGCATTTTTAAAACAACTGGCGGCAGTGGAGACCCCTTCGCGCAACCCTCGGGCCCAGGATGCCTTGTTTGGCATGCTGACCGTGAAATTCGAGGAGTTGGGCTATCAATGCCTGCGCATGCCGGGGCGGCAAACCGGCGGTTACCTCCTCGCCCGCCCAGCGCAGCGGCAGCAGCGCCGGCCGGTACAATTGCTGATCGGCCATTGCGATACAGTCTGGGAAAAGGGCACGCTGCAAAGCATGCCGGTAGAAGAAACGGATGGCCGCCTGAAAGGGCCCGGCATCTTCGATATGAAGGCCGGCCTGGCCCAGATGGCCTTCGCCCTGCAGGCCATCGGGAACCTGGATCTGCCGGTGGAAGCAACCCCCGTATGCCTGATCAACTCCGACGAGGAGATCGGCAGCCGGGAAAGCACGCCCGCCATCCGGCGGCTGGCGCGCATCGCCAGGCGCGCCTTTGTGCTGGAGCCACCGCTGGGGCTGGACGGCAAACTCAAGACCGCCCGCAAGGGCCTGGGGCGGTTTACCATCACCGTCCGCGGCATAGCCGCTCACGCCGGGCTCGAACCGGGCAAGGGCGCCAGCGCCATCCTGGAGCTCTCCCATCAGATTCAGCGCCTGTTTGCGCTAAACGACCCCGAAAAGGGCATTACCGTGAATGTGGGTATGGTGGAGGGTGGTGTTTCTCCCAATGTGGTCGCGCCCATCAGCAAAGCGGTGGTTGACGTGCGGGCGCCAACCCAAGAGGACGCCAGCCGCATCAGCGAGGCCATTTTCGGCCTGCAGCCGGCAACAGCCGGGGCGAGCGTGGAAGTGGAAGGCGGCTTCGGGCGCCCTCCGATGGAGCGCACGCCCCGCAACCGGAGATTGTGGAGACAGGCGCAAAAAGCGGGGGAAAGAATGGGCTTGGAATTGCAGGAAGCTGCCGCCGGCGGCGGTTCCGACGGCAATACCGCCAGCCTGTATACCGCCACCCTGGACGGCCTGGGAACCACCGGCGATGGCGCCCACGCCGCCCACGAGTTCATCTTCCTGGACAAGCTGCTGGAGCGGACGGCGCTGCTGGCCCTGCTGCTCTTGTTGCCGGCAGGAGAGCATTGA
- a CDS encoding YeeE/YedE family protein yields MVPDFLIQIKDFISQPWPWWVGGPMIALIMFILLFFGKEFGISANLRIMCAADGAGEFSDFFKFDWQSQGWNLMVALGAMFGGYIASHYFLGGSDVAHVSAATVESLKSLGFNYEQGEVPLVPEFYSWESLFTLRGLIIIVGGGFLVGFGARYAGGCTSGHAISGLSALQLPSLIAVVGFFIGGLIMTHLIFPILF; encoded by the coding sequence ATGGTACCCGATTTTCTCATTCAGATCAAAGACTTTATCAGCCAGCCCTGGCCCTGGTGGGTTGGCGGGCCGATGATTGCCCTGATCATGTTCATCCTGTTGTTCTTCGGCAAGGAGTTCGGCATTTCCGCCAACCTGCGGATCATGTGCGCCGCCGACGGCGCCGGAGAATTTTCCGATTTCTTTAAATTCGACTGGCAGTCGCAGGGCTGGAACCTGATGGTCGCCCTGGGCGCTATGTTCGGAGGCTATATCGCTTCTCACTATTTCCTGGGCGGGAGTGATGTGGCTCACGTTTCCGCCGCAACGGTAGAGAGCCTGAAAAGCCTGGGCTTCAATTACGAACAGGGAGAAGTGCCGCTGGTTCCGGAATTCTACAGTTGGGAGAGCCTCTTCACCCTGCGCGGGCTGATCATCATCGTAGGCGGCGGCTTCCTGGTCGGTTTCGGCGCCCGGTATGCCGGGGGGTGTACGTCGGGGCACGCCATCAGTGGCTTGTCTGCGCTACAGCTTCCCTCTCTCATTGCTGTAGTCGGCTTCTTCATTGGAGGGCTGATCATGACACACCTGATATTCCCGATCCTTTTCTAG
- a CDS encoding isoaspartyl peptidase/L-asparaginase, giving the protein MLRAAFFLWPLCLLASCGQSSQQSETTEKTAAKQSPTAERAEYAIAIHGGAGTILKENMAPEKEKAYTEALNAALDIGEGILKEGGSSMDAVQQTIVYLENSPLFNAGKGAVFTHEGKNELDASIMDGATRNAGAVGGVTTVKNPILAARAVMEHSEHVLLTGKGAEQFATEQGLEIVEPEYFYTEDRWQSLQRAKAAEEQSTGALSSNPDPKFGTVGCVALDKAGNITAGTSTGGMTNKRYNRFGDVPVIGAGTYANNATCGVSCTGHGEYFIRYAVAYDISALMEYKGLSLKAATNYVIHEKLLEAGGSGGLIAVDKMGNVALPFNSAGMYRGYARPGEREVGIYGE; this is encoded by the coding sequence ATGCTGAGAGCCGCTTTTTTTCTATGGCCCCTGTGCCTGCTGGCAAGCTGTGGGCAATCTTCCCAACAATCAGAAACAACTGAAAAAACTGCTGCTAAACAAAGCCCAACCGCAGAACGCGCCGAATACGCCATCGCCATCCACGGCGGCGCCGGAACCATACTGAAAGAGAACATGGCGCCTGAAAAGGAAAAAGCGTATACCGAGGCGCTGAACGCTGCCCTCGATATTGGAGAAGGCATCCTCAAAGAGGGCGGCAGCAGCATGGATGCCGTACAGCAAACGATCGTGTACCTGGAAAACTCCCCTTTGTTCAACGCCGGCAAGGGCGCCGTTTTCACCCATGAAGGAAAGAATGAACTGGACGCTTCCATCATGGACGGCGCTACCCGCAATGCGGGCGCCGTCGGCGGCGTAACGACCGTAAAGAATCCCATCCTGGCGGCGCGTGCGGTGATGGAGCATTCCGAACACGTGCTGCTCACCGGCAAAGGGGCCGAGCAGTTTGCCACAGAGCAGGGCCTGGAAATCGTCGAGCCGGAATATTTCTACACGGAAGATCGCTGGCAATCCCTGCAGCGCGCCAAAGCCGCCGAAGAACAATCGACGGGCGCTTTGTCTTCCAATCCGGACCCTAAATTCGGAACCGTTGGCTGCGTCGCCCTGGACAAGGCCGGCAACATCACCGCCGGCACTTCCACCGGCGGCATGACCAACAAGCGCTACAACCGCTTCGGCGACGTGCCCGTCATCGGCGCCGGCACCTACGCCAACAACGCCACCTGCGGGGTGTCCTGCACCGGCCACGGCGAGTACTTCATCCGCTATGCCGTCGCCTACGACATTTCCGCCCTGATGGAGTACAAGGGCCTGAGCCTGAAAGCCGCTACCAATTATGTGATCCATGAAAAGCTCCTGGAGGCAGGCGGCAGCGGCGGGCTGATCGCGGTGGATAAGATGGGCAATGTGGCCCTGCCGTTCAACTCAGCGGGCATGTACCGGGGGTACGCCCGGCCGGGGGAGCGGGAAGTGGGCATTTATGGGGAGTAG
- a CDS encoding DUF1611 domain-containing protein, which produces MQYQFTFTSLARNSGLMNAAFEVRRIPFSQWATGDFVAVELMKPGSESARIELHNGRMMDPLKGERLIGALGVRHATLEITGTWKAIEPHERFHLMTAAGLIGKVTSMAAFSPIPIQLEYLGHVIRDGAKCTMRSSLPAVPNRPFNKPVVLMVGTSMSAGKTTTARIVTRELRSMGFRVLGAKVTGAGRYRDILAVKDAGAVAVFDFVDAGLPSTVCPREDYLPALEHLLSLMAGEEADVAVVEIGASPLEPYNGDVAIDYLRENIRCIMLCASDPYAVYGVMKSFGLRPDLVSGPATNTIAAVELVEKLCKMKALNLLNPGTRPALRQLLRDKLGMQ; this is translated from the coding sequence ATGCAATACCAGTTTACCTTCACCTCCCTGGCCCGCAACTCCGGGCTGATGAACGCGGCTTTCGAAGTGCGCCGCATCCCGTTCAGCCAGTGGGCGACGGGCGATTTTGTCGCGGTGGAACTCATGAAACCCGGTTCGGAAAGCGCCCGGATCGAATTGCACAACGGCCGGATGATGGATCCGCTGAAAGGAGAGCGCCTGATCGGGGCCCTGGGCGTTCGCCATGCCACCCTGGAGATCACCGGCACCTGGAAGGCGATCGAGCCTCACGAGCGCTTTCACCTGATGACCGCCGCCGGGCTAATCGGGAAGGTTACCTCCATGGCTGCTTTTTCGCCCATACCGATTCAACTGGAGTACCTCGGCCACGTCATCCGGGACGGCGCCAAATGCACCATGCGCAGTTCCCTGCCTGCCGTTCCAAACCGCCCGTTCAACAAGCCGGTGGTGTTGATGGTGGGGACCTCTATGTCGGCCGGCAAGACGACCACCGCCCGCATCGTCACCCGCGAACTCCGGTCGATGGGGTTCAGGGTGCTGGGGGCGAAGGTGACCGGGGCCGGCCGTTACCGCGACATCCTGGCCGTAAAAGATGCCGGCGCTGTGGCTGTTTTCGATTTTGTGGACGCCGGCCTGCCTTCCACGGTTTGCCCCAGAGAAGACTACCTCCCTGCACTTGAACACTTACTTTCCCTGATGGCCGGCGAAGAGGCAGACGTTGCCGTGGTGGAGATCGGCGCTTCTCCGCTGGAACCCTACAACGGAGACGTAGCTATTGATTACCTTCGCGAAAATATCCGCTGCATCATGCTCTGTGCTTCCGACCCCTACGCGGTTTATGGGGTGATGAAAAGTTTTGGGTTGCGCCCCGACCTGGTCAGCGGCCCGGCGACGAATACGATCGCAGCGGTGGAACTGGTGGAAAAGCTGTGTAAAATGAAGGCCCTAAACCTTTTGAATCCCGGCACCCGGCCGGCACTGAGGCAGTTGCTGAGAGATAAGCTTGGGATGCAGTAA
- a CDS encoding flavin reductase — protein MAIQKSNLIPLDTSRPIWEQFFTVAPLVVIGTKEEKGYGLAPKHMATPLGQDNFFGFVCTPRHSTYHNVAREGFFTVSFPKASQVVLASLSASPRCGEKADEKLILQGLPLRMAPSVDAPFLEDSYLFFECEHLKTIDGFGQNSLICGRIAGAFVDEAYLRTSEQDEQELVYRSPLLAYLAYGRFAEIKESFAFPFPRGFKN, from the coding sequence ATGGCAATACAGAAGAGCAACCTCATACCTCTCGACACCAGCCGGCCCATCTGGGAGCAGTTTTTCACGGTAGCGCCGCTGGTGGTGATTGGCACGAAAGAAGAAAAAGGCTATGGCCTGGCGCCCAAGCACATGGCCACTCCGCTGGGGCAGGACAACTTCTTCGGCTTTGTATGCACTCCCCGCCATTCTACCTACCACAATGTGGCGCGCGAAGGCTTTTTTACGGTGAGTTTCCCCAAGGCCAGCCAGGTGGTGCTGGCCAGCCTGTCGGCTTCTCCCCGCTGTGGAGAGAAGGCGGATGAAAAGTTGATCCTGCAGGGGCTGCCTTTGCGCATGGCGCCCTCCGTCGATGCCCCCTTTCTGGAAGATAGCTACCTGTTCTTCGAATGCGAGCATCTGAAAACCATAGATGGCTTTGGCCAGAACAGCCTCATCTGCGGGCGCATCGCCGGCGCCTTTGTGGATGAAGCATACCTGCGCACTTCCGAGCAGGACGAGCAGGAACTGGTCTACCGCTCGCCTTTGCTGGCATACCTCGCATACGGGCGGTTTGCTGAAATAAAGGAAAGCTTTGCCTTTCCTTTTCCCCGAGGCTTTAAAAACTGA